Below is a genomic region from Erigeron canadensis isolate Cc75 chromosome 7, C_canadensis_v1, whole genome shotgun sequence.
TGCACTACGTAGTAGGAAATTATAATGGTTTTTATGGTCAAATCCTTCTTGTGATtgagtttaatatttaatgctCAAACACATACAAAAAATAAGATTCGACCACAAACTTTACTTGGAGCTAGCTCTTTCTTAACTTGTATCGGTTTCTTGTGATTACCAGTACTTTCAGGTGGAACGTCGATATTACAAGTTTCATCCTTAATATCTGAAAGTGGAAGCCCAGATGAAATAAATCGAGTAGGAGCTGCAAAGCACAAAGTGGAGTGGATTTAGGAATTGAAAGGTTTTGGATTGGTGCATTGAAGGGTTTATAGACCTAAACCAGATCCAACGTGTTTAGTTAATCATGTCAAAAATTTGAACCCAAACCCAACGTAcccttttaataaaatttgtttatgACCTTTATAAACCGAAAATTtgtgttaacaaaaaaaacactataagtctcgatttttgaatgcacaCTGTAGTTGCGCGTACGTGTCACGGATATCAAAACTTAAAAGGGGTTAAATTAAACATCCATTGTCTAATCGATTAGGAAAGGTGGCTGGTATCCCGACCAGACTTTTGGTAATTTAACCAGACTAAACACAGTAAAAGTTTAGTACAAAGGATTCGTACaaatgatgatatgatatgacaTGACCTTAACTAAATTAAACTGTCATATGTAAACTCTTTTACCTTAGCTTAAAGTTGAAAAACGTCCAAATAGATCTTTCGGATCTGGTTTGTGGACGCGTCGATTTTTGAGCCTTTTTAGACGAAGAATTACTTTGATTATTTTAGCCTCGCACTTGGGAGTAAATTCCAAGAATGTGTCGctttttaatttgttggacACAAATGTGCTTGTGTTGAATTTCTTTTCCCAGACTATGcttttgatttaaaaataaagacagaaaataattttttttcttctcttatcTCTCTTCTTCCTAATCCTCTCATTTATCTCTATGCCTTTGTTCTTTCCACTTAAGTATAATTGAAACAGCAAATTAATAATTCTTGAAAAGACACTTTGTATGATTTTTGATCCATTTGATTTGCTAGGAATAAAATATAAGTCGAATTTTAGATAGCATGCTTCAACTTACTCCATAGTTAATCTAAAGGTCTGCCTCGATCTGATGCTGCTGATAGCAATGGTGTATGGTTatgactcatatatatatatatacgtctAATGGTAATTTATTTTCATGAATGACTCATGGTATCCCACATAAATCAGTGGTGAAATAATATTACAGGTTTGATCCATTTTCTTATAAACTAGTGGGTCGATATGAATTGcgtttatatcaatatttatagTGTTAATAAGTTGAGTTAAACTAAATCCGTAGATTTATaagtgaaaagaaaaatgagttaatatCATCCAAAATGTATTCAAATATATTCAGATATATCTAGATTTGTTTCTTATTAGTGTTATATTCGActtgaaaccaacaccaaaatgctcaaaattgttgtccgaaactcgaataaacaacaaagttatggtgattttaatttttcagcAAGTTGATGAATTATCCAGCGAGTCTCAATTGGTTTAACTTTTGccgagggtttgttcgcggctgatttttgagtattttggtgccaatttcgtggtctaattcgaagaaacgaaggtttaatcagatttttaagttttccgacgAGTATTTGCAATTTCCGGCGAGTTTGAAAAAGattaatctgttttttttttaaatttttgtgtataaactaatcccaaaaagttattgtgtgcataaactaatcccaaaaagttattgtgtgcatgtcacgtaagcagtcaacgggtcaacgtgaaagtggtgaccgacTAACTTTTAACCCGGTCACTTTTGCATGCTATAGGActattgaacaagtttcctgaatacaataaagctgacctaaagttcgtgcacacaataacttttgagcattagttgactgcagATCTGGGTACTTAtccctaaaatatatattaaaaattaataataaaatgatataaatataaaatacagtaacaatatatatttttggttcgattcggtttttatggttcgtTTTTTCATTACGAACcacaactttcggtttttagaaaaccaaaaccaattggttttcggttttttcggttcggtttatATCAACTAAAATATCaactcaaaaaaaatttatctgtAAGATTTGACATTATATCTTTGCAAAAAGATTTCTTCTCATTGTGAGTTGTTTTACTAGTAGAGTAGTAGTGTAGTAGTGTAGTGTGCGTAATTACAATTTGAGTATGCAAAAAGAATACGCATAGAGCCATTATTGAGTTACATCGCAAGTTTAAAAACGCTAAGCGTGTAATGCCATAAGACAATAACAGAAATGCCATTTATGTTATGTTTGCAATGAATATTACATTTGTATAAACGCACATAAAAAGGACAAGTAAATAAATAGAGTTAAAAAAGTATACACCAATAATAATACTTGTGATGGCAGGACAAATTAACTAAAACTTACCCAAATACGACGTCGTGAAGCCTTGGATATGagaaaataagttaattatgaCGGGACATAGACATAGCATCACATGTACTTGTGTTAAACAGCCCGATGTCCTCAATCGACCCTTTAACCATCTTTGAAGCCAGGTAAGAACAAATCGAGACACCCAACGCAATAACTTGATACCAAAGCACGGTTCTAACATACTTAAATCGATATGTGATGCTTGTGATGACGTAGGCCTTGAATATCGCAAGCAAGGAGAGACATAAGAGTGAAACCGCTGAAACTACCCAAATCGCGAGTTTCTTGTCATTGGTCTTGATAAATGAAAACACGAATGTGGATGGCGGAATCATTCCAAATATTATGAAAGATAGCGTAGCCAAAGTGGCATGAAATGGGAAATAATTTACTCGTCCAAGCTGCTCTGTATATGCATTACCACCTCCTTTCTTAAGTCCCCAAATCTGTGTATCAAAAAAGCTCTTGTTAAAATTTGAGATTGGCCGGTACCCATATATATGCTCTAAATTTGAGGTGTAAAATATGCATAAACAATAATCTTTAAATTACTCACATTGGTTACAAAGAAAAAGCACCCGCCGATTAGCCCTGCTAGTGCAAAAGCTATGACATTCACTGCAAGGTATATCAAAATCACAAGTTTTGTTAGGATGCGATATGAAAGAGGTACTACGTAACCATGGAAACGTGTTGGTAAATCCGAGGAAACCAAAAGGCTAGAATATGGATCCGGAGACTAACTAATTAAGCAAGGAAAGATATATGCTTAAAAGGAAATAATAGAAAGCAGATCGATAATATAAAAACTTACATATGGTGGtatcaaaatcagaaaaaaaTGCTACGACAGATATACTTGCTATGATCTCCGTTAAACCTCCATACACGATGCTTTTCAATATCTCTTCTTTTGAAACTAGAATAAGCAAAATTGACCCATAATTAGCCGTTAGTAGTCCTTCAACATTAATTGAGCATTATCAGCACAAAAGGTcgattatgaaaaaaaataaaataatactaacAGATCGATAATTTGAAATATTGcaaattgtttttattcttcTTGGCAATTCTCCTTTCATGTTCATGGGTTTATGACCCATTGGTAAAGTCTTAAACCTTGGAGAAATTTACCAGGGTTTTAATCCTACTTTCTACATGTGTAGAGTGGATTGTTGTGAGTTTTCAAGATTTATCCCATGCATGCGTGGTTCGAGCTTCGCATACTGCCTAGTAGGATGTTACCGTgttgtctcgaatgctaactactaactatTAACTCagtccataaaaaaaaattcgcTTATGAGAGTTGAGTTAAATTTGATCTTATGACGAGGTTAATGTCGGATGATTAAGTACTAAACGCCAACTTAATACTCTAGCTAGAAGAAATTATTAGATGAAATGGGTAATTTCCCTATCGAAATTTAGACTATATAGGTGTCGTAAAAATAGATTACGTACCGAAGTCCCTGAACCAGTGGAGAAGTTTCGTGGCAGCTTGCACAAGAACCTTGCAGACATTTAGGACCTTTACAAGTTTGATGGCTAACCATATTCTAAGTAGCTCTGTTTGGACTCGAGTAGTCACGTGAATCGTCGTCCATAATACCAATTGTAGTTTAGTTCGAACAACCATGACAATCCTGCTTCTTGTTGTTGGTAGTTTTCTAATTGCAATATAAAGCAGAATGCTGATCCCCGCGATGAAATTGACTTTGTTTATTTGGATCCATGTTTCAACGTCTGTTTATAAACACAAAAGACGTGTAATGCACacataaaaacaatattaattagCGTATATATActgttaaaaataattttggcggaagtcaaataaaaataatagaaacaaagaattaatgaagacaaataaaagtgtaaaaatagTTTCTGATCTAAAAATAGTGTCattgaaacttaaaaatattaacacaaaatttgaaaaagtgTATATAAAAGTGTACGTTGCTAAATAACGTATGTGCTTGACGAATTAACATTTTACCTTCGCTTTGCACATCGACAACTTGTACAACCGGTTCATTAGTGCCCACGTGACCATTATCGTTGTTGGAGACAACACTGCCATTGCTTTCGTTAGCACCCGCATTATTGCCATCCCCATCATTATCAATTTGGAACCAATAATAACCATATATACGCTTAAGATAGGAATTTGCTTTTGTAATCATGCACACGACCGCAATTTGATAATCTTGATTCACCATGAACTGTATTCCAATTAGACATAAGAGAACACTAAATACACCAAACAAGAACAATCTTCTTGACGGATTATTAGTGACCTCCATCCATAGTTTGAGTAGGAGCTTGTAAAGTAGTTCTTGTTTTTTGTGAAGAAAGACATATAATCTGGTGACGACAACGACAACACTCTCATATGATTGCTTGAGGACGAGTTCTGTTCTTCTTATTATATTAACACCTGCATATATATTATGAACCCAAAGTATTTATAGACCCATAACAACACAAATGACCATTTAGTACAACTTttagtccatatatatatatatatattttttttttttttcctaagtaaacatatatatattattcaaaaGAAAAGGTACCTTAAAAGGAGAATGTAATaaggttcgttttttatttttttagtttgttatttgatttttgcattctaTTATCCTTTAATTGAATTAAGATCCTATgacaactttataggtaaagttgagaggatcttaacctttgaattaaaatcaagggttaagattcaaaaaccaagtttgaatcttgacctttgattttaatctaaaggtTAGGATTctctcaactttacctataaagttgtaATATCTTTAGGGGATCCTAATCCATTTTAATTAGGTTatttcaaacacaaaaaaaaaaaaattaaaaagtttaattttttcaaatggCGTATCCCATAAATTATAGGCGAAACCTGTTAGTTTATGGTGGAGCGATGAACACTAAGGACGACACCCGTAAGGTAGATCACTCCATCAcccacctcctatgacctatcacccctttataacctatcaccccaccaacTACGTTTTATTAACacaatgttatttaaaaaaaacttcttgTTAAATGACATAACAAAATATGCCACTTTTATGCCGATTGCAATGATGTAGAAAATGATAATGTTGTTAAAATAGAATAAGTTTAACCTGTTACTCCCTCCtttccattttaattgtctAATTTTGACTAgtccaagtttttttttcccgactttcaccgtaaatatctttatttgtgttatatattagttgatgaaaattatatcaatgaaaagtacatgtaaaactcaatcaattcatatatattatatcaaggGTTGtctaacacaaacaaagatatttacggtcaaagtcggaagAAAAAGGCTTGACTAGTCAAAATTGGACCATTAAAacgggacggagggagtatttatttattttatattattgtgATTTAATTTGTCAAATTAATTTTATAGCAATTATTGAAACTTTACTCGTCTATATATCAAAAGGAGCCTAAAATTATACTTTACTAATTAAAGTAGGTAAAATGTTGATAAATTTTTATGGAATGGCTCCTATAGAATTTACAAgtagattttgattttttatgtgCAGATTTGTGAAATATagttaaaaatcaatatattttacaaaaattaattatttgttagcGTGTGTAAAAAGTCTGGAGTAACTTATATATATGCAAGATTATGTATTATCAGACGAAACGACACCTGTTGGAGTGCTTGGATGATCAACAGACGGAATGACACTCGTCGGAGGGCTTGGAGTGACCCCAGTTGGAGTGCTTGGATGATCACCAGACGGAATGACACTCGTCGGAGGGCTTGGAGTGACCCCAGTTGGAGTGCTTGGATGATCACCAGACGGAATGACACTCGTCGGAGGGCTTGGAGTGACCCTAGTTGGAGTGCTTGGATGATCAGCAGACGGAATGACACCCATCGGAGGGCTTGGAATGAACCCCGGTGGAGTGCTTGGATGATCAGCAGACGGAATGACACCCATCGGAGGGCTTGGAATGACCCCCGGTGGAGTGCTTGGATGATCAGCAGACGGAATGACACCCATCGGAGGGCTTGGAATGACCCCGGTGGAGTGCTTGGATGATCAGCAGACGGAATGACACCCATCGGAGGGCTTGGAATGACCCCCGGTGGAGTGCTTGGATGATCAGCAGACGGAATGACACCCATCGGAGGGCTTGGAATGACCCCCGATGGAGTGCTTGGATGATCAGCAGACGGAATGACACCCATCGGAGGGCTTGGAATGACCCCCGGTGGAGTGCTTGGATGATCAGCAGACGGAATGACACCCATCGGAGGGCTTGGAATGACCCCCGGTGGAGTGCTTGGATGATCAGCAGACGGAATGACACCCGTCGAAGGGCTTAGAGGGTTTGGATGTACTTTCTTGACTAGGATCTTTGTAAGTATTTGCTTAACAGAGACATATACTTTCATCGTGACAACCCTCTCATACGATTGCTTGAGGACAGACAGTGTTCTACTTATAAGTACTCCTGGTTTCTTAATGATGAACACATATGCTCTGCTGGTGACAACAATCTCATATGATTGCTCGAGGATGGTCCATGTTCTTCTTATCAGTCTGTGCTCGGTCACGCCTGTAGTATATTAATCTACTTATTAGTCCATTTAGCAAATAAGTACGTAACCACATAACTATTAGTTTATGCCAGTTCTTAATTAGTAGGCCTTACTTAATTGCATGATGTTATAAACATGATTGTTCGCCTATGCAAGTCATGAATAGCAATTTTCAATGTTTCATATattagtttcattttattttatatcacaCGTCAACTAATCTTTGTACGAATTGCTGCTTTTAAAGTGCGAGGTCAAGGATCATATCAATCAACAAGACATTATGATTTTGAAGATGACCTAAGTgcgtattaattattttaacgTGAATTattcttaatattatttttatatagccAATGTAtaataatctaccaatatatatataacaaggtgataaattcatttttaaacaaacaaaaacccttgaatgaattccatcttttatttagaaccattaaatcaaatttaattgttttatctttcttaaataacaatattaatacttatactttttatgattatacaaaaaatacccctttaaatttaattttacattttttggttttccatcacaaatttacactttttacccaataattttaattattatatattcaatatattaatatattaatagctaatatatatccgaactagattaatacccgaaTAATACgcgagaaatatatataataaatgacatgttaaaatttgaaaatatcataagttgacaaatatttaatcATGTAAGAATTAAACaactagaaaacatgaagttatTTTAGTCTTCGATTAAATTCTGGTTAACAGTTATCAGACAGTTCGTTTTTAGGCATAAAGTTCGCTTTTGTAACAAACCTTAgtcattgtttctcatatatatttgtgcgTTATTTAACCACagttttgaaaataataaaatatctaagatatgttaatatatatttttaatacaataatactctttaatatatttttaaatataataataaaataatattctttatcttatatcttatccaatagaataatagttaatattatatatatataacaaagcatattttaattaaaatatctaagatatgtttcatttaaaatatacagATTATTTTTCtactaataaaaatagtaagatatatttcaaaccataataaagtaaaattgaatattaataatttcGTAACAGTTGATATCTAATGTCTGGGttagtcaaattatcaacgACAGTGTTGAGAAGACCAAttttagcttaggtgagtgaaAACTTTGGGAACATCAACTTTTGATCAtcaattttggagcatgtggtgatGGAGAAGTTGCGCTCTTTTtaacaaagtaaaataaattatcgaaattaatgatgtatgatttagcttgtaaatatgcatgactattgtgattactgttataaaagaatttgaaaaaaatataacgtttttacatacaactatattatcaatgtagtGTACATTTacccaaataaaacaaaaaaacatttttttccctattctattaaaaatcaaaactttaaaaatttttactctaccaatagagaggtttatctcaagactaatgtttccaaccaagtgatgtacttTCAAATAAGAGGCTTATGACAAGAAAGTCaacgtttgtatgtattctttatttattaatattttgtaggaaaaagaaatacaaatataccattaaaaaagattacattgtaccaaattGGAGTCAGACTCCATCCATGCTTATATATCATGAATATGACATATGGTTCAAAACTTGGATGCCATGAGAtttaaaatcatccatgtgattCATGTTTCTGAGTTTGCGTTCCTATGTAAAACACATGGTAATAATACATagacaaatatatgttcctcattccttgaggcacactcgattgctaaccccttaaaatgttattaaagaaGGAGTGAAAATAAGATAACATTctggaatgatcattggcttaATGGTGGCAACCTTGCAACTtaatttagaaggttgtatgtctTGGCACTATCgaaagaatgtgtcatgtgtcACATTTTTCATGACATGACatgaaaatccgaatgacatcgagatatttgtgatgacatggataaacaataacttttggcattgaataatttattgaatcagtaagacttaatgaataatacaataaatgtttgtgaaattttcaagatcaaaaaatcaaatgttaataaaatgaaattaaatattttattcgttaattattattttaaaaaaattatatttttgatgtatgtaagtataaaactatatttacCCGCGTATTACACGGGACAATAATCTAATACATAAATATGATAACGTACAATATTAAatctaaaacataatataactaaaaaactttaaaaagatTACTGCACTCTAGATATGTATCACTAAACTAATATACACACCTTTCTTAACTAACAACCATATTTAATTTCCATATAATTCATTTGATTTTCtttgtataattttgtttaaaaaactaagaaacaaaatgtttaaaaaatttgaCTACAAGAAAATTGTCACCTACACGGCTACACCTACTATACCGAGTACAGACCTAGCTTTATTAAGTACATTTTAGgttttaatatcaatttcataaggAGTTAATTACaacataaaatattttcttaatCGTCACCATGGGGTTAGGCATAAGACAAAGGGGACGATCGTATAAGGTCTAAATTTTTGCGGGcccaaatttttaaattttatatatacatatatgtaaaaattatatttgataGAGCgtctttatctttaataattaaCTATTATCATCATGATTAGGTGGTAAGATGTTAGGTATAAACATATTTTGGCTTTTAAGTCCTCAAGTCGAATTCATAGTTCTTATCATAGGGGTTTTTCTTTAAGCTCATCTTAAACCCAAAGTCTCTTAGAGCCGACCCAATAGATCATCTTCTTTATTGTtaacaatatttaattaaacCCATGATACACACAGGATTACACAAAAAAGACTACTAAATTAAACCCCCGCCCGGGCCATGATAGAGAAATATCTACGACTTATTAGTTCATTTAGCAAAAAAAGTACACATAATTGATTCAAATTCTTAGTTGGCCCTAGGTTGCAttacaatatattatatattatacatagtATATATGGGAATAGTGAATCTTCTTGCTTGTTAGTCGTTTAAGGACGTACTAAAGcaattaattaatcacataaTTATCTCCATTTTCtttgtagtatatatatgtaagtttcAAATTTGAACTCCATACCTGAGGAGATGACCAAATGATGAACAAATTGCAGAATGAACCTAATAATGACGATAATAATAACGCTGATAGGTTGTGGTTTTTCAACTTGTACAACGCATTTTGAACAATGTGTTGTATGAGACAGGTATTTTCTTACGGCCTTTTCATACTCCACCCGAGCTTCACAACTTTCTCTGGTATTCCACATGTAATAATTGCCAACGATCCCATCTGCGTGCGCAACATTAATTGATTCAAAATCGTAATTATTCTGAATGTACCTCAAATCTATATATCAATTACAAATGCTAAATTTCTATATAATTTCCGGGCCGCTA
It encodes:
- the LOC122608555 gene encoding uncharacterized protein LOC122608555; this translates as MEVTNNPSRRLFLFGVFSVLLCLIGIQFMVNQDYQIAVVCMITKANSYLKRIYGYYWFQIDNDGDGNNAGANESNGSVVSNNDNGHVGTNEPVVQVVDVQSEDVETWIQINKVNFIAGISILLYIAIRKLPTTRSRIVMVVRTKLQLVLWTTIHVTTRVQTELLRIWLAIKLVKVLNVCKVLVQAATKLLHWFRDFVSKEEILKSIVYGGLTEIIASISVVAFFSDFDTTILNVIAFALAGLIGGCFFFVTNIWGLKKGGGNAYTEQLGRVNYFPFHATLATLSFIIFGMIPPSTFVFSFIKTNDKKLAIWVVSAVSLLCLSLLAIFKAYVITSITYRFKYVRTVLWYQVIALGVSICSYLASKMVKGSIEDIGLFNTSTCDAMSMSRHN